A section of the Citrus sinensis cultivar Valencia sweet orange chromosome 8, DVS_A1.0, whole genome shotgun sequence genome encodes:
- the LOC102623412 gene encoding MDIS1-interacting receptor like kinase 2-like, producing the protein MVLPNLRNDLLIFSLVFFILFCVLNFPLIISSYYMEESHALLRWKTSLQNHNNGSSLSSWTVNNVTKIGPCAWVGIHCNHGGRVNSINLTNIGLKGTLHDFSFSSFPHLAYLDLWSNQLFGNIPPQIGNISKLKYLDLSSNSFFGAIPPQIGHLSYLKTLNLSKNKLSGSIPLEVGRLSSLNNLTLYANCLEGLIPHSLGNLTNLAILYLYNNSLSGSIPSEIGNLKFLSRTALSHNKLSGSIPHSLGNLSNLVILFLDNNLLFGLIPSELRNLKSLYFLELGNNKLSGPIPHFFGNLTNLGVLYIYNNLLSGSIPCEIGNLKFLSELNLGFNKLSNSIPVSLSNLTNLVFLSFYQNSLSGAIPKEYQNLVKLTKLLLGNNQFQGPIPNLRNLTSLVRVRLNRNYLTGNISESFYIYPNLTFIDLSHNNFYGEISSDWGRCPKLGSLDFSTNNITGNIPSEIGYSSQLEVLDLSSNHIVGEIPTELGKLSFFIKLILAQNQLSGQLSPKLGLLVQLEHLDLSSNRLSNSIPESLGNLVKLHYLNLSNNHFSREIPIKLEELIHLSELDLSYNFLGREIPSQICIMQSLEKLNLSHNSLSGVIPRCFEEMHGLQHIDISYNELRGPIPNSTAFRDAPIKALQGNKGLCGDFKGLPFCKVLKSNKQASRKIWIFVLFPLLGIVALLISLIGLFFKFQRRKNKSQTQQSSPRNTRGLLSVLTFKGKIVYEEIIRATNDFDDEHCIGKGGQGSVYKAKLASGEIVAVKKFHSPLSGEMTFQQEFLNEVKALTEIRHRNIVKFYGFCSHAQHSFIVYEYLEMGSLAMILSNDAAAKDLEWTQRMNVIKGIADALSYMHNDCFPPIVHRDISSKNVLLDFENEAHVSDFGIAKFLKPDSSNLTELAGTYGYVAPELAYTMKVTEKCDVYSFGVLTLEVIKGKHLGDFIFSISSSSLNLNIALDEMLDPRLSTPSRNVQEKLISFVEVAISCLDESPESRPTMQKVSQLLKI; encoded by the exons ATGGTGTTACCAAACTTGAGAAACGATTTACTAATTTTCTCACTGGTTTTTTTTATCctcttttgtgttttaaattttccactaattatttcttcttattatatGGAAGAATCCCACGCACTTCTCAGATGGAAAACTAGCCttcaaaatcataataatgGATCTTCCCTATCTTCATGGACCGTTAACAATGTCACCAAAATAGGCCCGTGTGCTTGGGTTGGAATTCATTGCAACCATGGTGGAAGAGTCAATAGTATTAACCTCACAAATATAGGATTAAAAGGTACACTTCATGATTTCTCATTCTCCTCGTTTCCTCATCTTGCATATCTTGATCTTTGGAGCAATCAACTATTTGGAAACATCCCGCCTCAAATTGGTAACATTTCAAAACTCAAGTATCTTGATTTATCATCCAATTCGTTTTTTGGTGCCATACCACCACAAATTGGCCACCTAAGTTATCTTAAGACCCTTAACTTGTCCAAGAATAAGCTAAGTGGTTCAATTCCTCTTGAAGTAGGCAGATTAAGTTCTCTAAACAACCTTACTTTGTATGCAAATTGTTTGGAAGGTTTAATCCCGCATTCTCTAGGTAACTTGACCAACTTGGCTATCTTGTATCTTTATAACAATTCACTTTCTGGCTCAATTCCAAGTGAAATAGGAAATTTAAAGTTTCTTTCTCGCACAGCATTGAGCCACAATAAACTCAGTGGTTCAATTCCTCATTCTTTGGGCAATTTGAGCAACTTAGTTATCTTGTTTCTTGATAACAATTTACTTTTTGGTTTAATTCCAAGTGAATTAAGGAACTTGAAGTCTCTTTATTTTCTAGAATTGGGCAACAATAAACTTAGTGGCCCAATCCCCCATTTTTTTGGTAACCTAACCAACTTAGGTGtcttgtatatttataataatttactttCTGGCTCAATTCCTTGTGAAATAGGAAACTTGAAGTTTCTCTCTGAGCTAAATTTGGGATTCAATAAACTCAGTAACTCAATCCCTGTTTCTTTGAGTAACTTAACCAACTTGGTTTTCTTGAGTTTCTATCAGAATTCACTTTCTGGTGCTATTCCTAAAGAATATCAGAACCTGGTGAAGTTGACTAAACTACTTTTAGGTAATAACCAATTTCAAGGTCCAATTCccaatttaagaaatttgacAAGCCTAGTAAGAGTACGTCTCAATAGAAACTATCTAACTGGTAACATATCtgaatctttttatatttatccaAACTTAACTTTCATAGATCTTAGCCATAATAACTTTTATGGTGAAATCTCATCTGATTGGGGAAGATGCCCAAAGTTAGGCAGTTTAGATTTTTctacaaataatattactgGTAATATACCTTCTGAAATTGGATACTCATCTCAATTAGAAGTTCTTGATCTTTCATCAAATCATATTGTTGGCGAGATTCCAACAGAACTTGGCAAGCTTAGTTTTTTTATCAAGCTCATTTTGGCTCAAAATCAGCTTTCTGGACAGCTATCTCCAAAACTCGGGTTACTCGTTCAACTCGAGCACCTTGACTTGTCTTCAAATAGATTAAGTAATTCAATCCCAGAAAGTCTTGGCAACTTGGTCAAATTGcattacttaaatttgagtAATAATCATTTCAGTCGAGAAATTCCAATTAAATTGGAGGAGTTAATTCATCTTTCAGAGTTAGATTTGAGTTATAACTTTCTTGGAAGAGAAATACCATCTCAAATCTGCATTATGCAAAGCTTGGAGAAGCTGAATCTCTCCCACAATAGCCTCTCTGGTGTCATTCCAAGATGCTTTGAAGAAATGCATGGTCTGCAACACATTGACATATCCTACAATGAGTTACGAGGTCCAATTCCTAATAGCACAGCATTCAGAGATGCTCCAATAAAAGCGTTACAAGGGAACAAAGGATTATGTGGAGACTTCAAAGGACTTCCATTTTGCAAAGTATTAAAGTCAAACAAACAAGCTTCGAGAAAGATTTGGATTTTTGTGTTGTTCCCTCTCTTAGGGATTGTtgctcttttaatttctttgattgGACTGTTCTTTAAGTTTCAACGAAGGAAGAATAAATCACAAACACAACAGAGTAGCCCTAGAAATACTCGGGGTTTGCTTTCAGTGTTAacatttaaaggaaaaatcgTGTATGAAGAAATTATTAGAGCAACAAATGACTTTGATGATGAGCATTGCATTGGAAAGGGTGGACAAGGAAGTGTTTACAAAGCTAAGCTAGCTTCTGGAGAAATCGTTGCAGTCAAGAAATTTCATTCGCCACTCTCAGGTGAGATGACATTTCAGCAAGAATTCTTGAATGAAGTCAAGGCTTTGACTGAGATACGACATCGTAATATTGTGAAGTTTTATGGCTTTTGTTCACATGCCCAACACTCCTTTATAGTTTATGAATATCTTGAAATGGGTAGCTTGGCCATGATCCTAAGCAATGATGCAGCTGCAAAAGATTTGGAATGGACACAGAGAATGAATGTGATAAAAGGTATAGCTGATGCATTGTCTTACATGCACAATGATTGTTTCCCACCAATTGTTCATCGAGATATATCTAGCAAAAATGTGCTGTTAGATTTCGAGAATGAAGCCCATGTTTCGGATTTTGGAATTGCCAAGTTTCTCAAGCCAGACTCATCTAATTTGACAGAACTTGCAGGCACATATGGATATGTTGCACCAg agCTTGCATACACAATGAAAGTTACTGAAAAGTGCGACGTGTACAGCTTTGGAGTGTTGACATTGGAAGTGATAAAGGGGAAGCATCTAGGAGactttattttctcaatttccTCTTCATCTTTGAACTTGAACATAGCACTCGATGAAATGTTGGACCCTCGGCTTTCAACTCCATCGCGCAATGTTCAAGAGAAATTGATATCATTCGTGGAAGTTGCCATTTCATGCTTAGATGAGAGTCCTGAATCTAGACCAACCATGCAGAAGGTGTCTCAATTGTTGAAGATCTAG